GTCTTGCCGCCGTGGCGCTCGTAGAAGTTGTGCGTCTTGCGCAGCGCCTCGCGATCGAGGAACCGTTCGAGCACGGGTATGTGCGAGTCGAACACCTTCGGCCCGATTGCGCGGCCAATCATGTAATTCACCGTGTTGCCGAGCACGGCCGCCACCAGCAGCAGCACGATCAGCAGCTCGATGTTCATTTCGCCCGTCGCGCAGAATGCGCCGCCGATGAACAGCAGCGAGTCGCCCGGCAGGAACGGCAGTACGACGAGGCCTGTCTCGCAGAACACGATGAGGAACAGTACCGCGTAGACCCACGCGCCGTACTGATGGATGAAGACTCCCAGAAACTTGTCGATGTGCAGGACAAGATTGACGAATTGCAGCAGCGTGTCCAAAGGGCGTCCTTTTAAAAGCAGATGGCTGGTATGACGGGGACGGCGGCCCGTCTCGTTCGGCGCGCCTCACGCAGATCACGGCAGTGACGAAGCGTTCCGAGGCAGGAAATTGACCGCGCCATGATACCGAAAGTGCCATGACGACCTTAAAAAATGTCGTCCGTTGTCTGCACGTTCAGACGATCTGCGACGAATCGCTATAATTTCGCCATGTCCGCGATCCCCGAATCTTCCGAAACGCGTGCCGACGCGCCCGCCGACGCATATGACGCGCCGAGTCCTGTGTCCGACCGCGACGCGAGCGCGGCCGAAAGCGCCCTTACGCCGCGTCCGCTGCGCGCGATCCAGCCGCTGCCCGACCAGCTGATCAGCCAGATCGCCGCGGGCGAAGTGGTCGAGCGGCCGGCGTCGGTTGTGAAGGAATTGCTCGAAAATGCGCTCGATGCGGGCGCGAAGACGCTGCGCATCCTGCTCGACGAAGGCGGCGTCAAGCGCATCTCGATCACCGACGACGGCTGTGGCATTCCCGAAGGCGAGCTCGCGCTCGCGCTGATGCGTCACGCGACCAGCAAGATCCGCTCGCTCGCCGAGCTCGAAGCCGTGGCGACACTCGGGTTTCGCGGCGAGGCGCTGGCGTCGATCGCGTCGGTGTCGGACATGCACATCACGAGCCGCACGGAGAACGATTCGCACGCGACGCGCATCGACGCGCAGACGGGCGCGCTATCGCCCGCTGCGGGCACGCGCGGCACGACGATCGAAGTGCGCGAGTTGTACTTCAATACGCCCGCGCGCCGCAAATTCCTCAAGAGCGAACAGACTGAACTCGGCCACTGCCTGGAGATGATCCGGCGCGCGGCGCTCGCGCGGCCCGATGTCGCGATTTCGGTGCTGCATAACGGCCGCGCCGTCGAACACTGGAACGCCAGCGATCCCGCCACGCGCGTCGCGAAGATTCTCGGCGAGACGTTCGCGACCGCGCATCTGCCGCTCGACGAATCGGCGGGACCGCTTGCCGTGTACGGCTGCGCCGGTCTGCCAACTGCGAGCCGCGGACGCGCCGATCAGCAGTATTTCTTCGTCAACGGCCGCTTCGTGCGCGACAAGTTGCTCACGCACGCTGTGCGTGCCGCGTACGAAGATGTGCTGCACGGCGACCGTTATCCGTCGTATGTGCTGTTCCTCGATCTGCCGCCCGAGGCCGTCGACGTGAACGTGCATCCGTCGAAGATCGAAGTGCGCTTTCGCGATTCGCGTTCGATTCACCAGTTCGTGTTCCATGCCGTGCAGCGATCGCTCGCGCGGCACGCGGGCGCATCGCCGGAAACGACGTCGGGTGGACATGCTGCGCGTATCGATCCGATGCCTTTTCCGACGGCGGCAACGCCTGCCACACCCGCATCATTTGGCTCGACGCCGCTAGGCGGCGGCTTCAGGGTCAGCAATGGCGGCAGTTCGCAGCCGGGCAACACCTGGCTGCGACAGGCGCGCATGACGCAAGGCACGCTGCCCGTCGCGCAGCCGCTCGCGCTTTACGACGCGTTGTTCGGCCGCAAGGACACGGGCGCGGGCACCCCGCAAGGCACGACGTCTTTTGAGCTGCGCGACGCGGCGGATTCCGTCGGGAATGATGGTGCGTCTGCGCCTGTCGCGGGTTTTGCTGGTTTCGCGGGTTTGGCGCCTCAGTCGGCCATCGCACCGCAGACTTTCGACGCGAACGACGAACAGCCGCTCGGCTTCGCGCTCGGCCAGATTCACGGTATCTACGTGCTTGCGCAGAACGCGCGCGGACTGGTGATCGTCGATATGCACGCAGCGCACGAGCGGATTCTGTATGAGCAGTTCAAGAACGCGCTCGTGGACCGCGCGATCGCTGTGCAGCCGCTGTTGATTCCCGTGTCGATGCCGGCTGACGGGATCGAGATCGGCGTCGTCGAAGAGGAGCGGGAGACGCTCGATGCCCTAGGCTTCGATCTGGCCGTGCTGTCGCCGACGACCATCGCGATTCGCGCCGTCCCCGCGCTGCTGAAGGATGCCGATTTGCAGGCGCTGGCGCGCGCGGTGCTGTCCGATCTGCACGCTTACGGCGGCTCGCTCGTGCTGACCGAGCGCCAGCACGAGCTGCTCGGCACGCTTGCCTGTCATCATGCCGTGCGCGCGAACCGGCGCCTCACGCTCGACGAAATGAATGCACTGCTGCGCCAGATGGAAGCAACGGAGCGCGCGGACCAGTGCAATCACGGGCGGCCGACGTGGTATCAGTTAACGCTCGCCGATCTCGATCGGCTGTTCATGCGCGGACAGTGAGCGGGTCCGTTTTGCACTTCCGCTTACGTTTGTCATCACGCCTGCCATCACGCCTTTCATGACGCAGCACGCACCCCAACCGATCGCCTGCCTGCTCGGCCCGACCGCTTCCGGCAAGACGGCGGCCGCATTGGCGTTCGCTGCGCGCGCGCCTGTGGAGATCGTCAGCGTCGATTCGGCGCTCGTGTATCGCGAGATGGATATCGGCACTGCGAAGCCGTCGGCGGAGGAACGCGCCGTCGCGCCTCACCATCTGATCGACATCGTCGATCCTGTCGATGCTTACTCAGCCGCCGATTTCCGCGCCGACGCGTTGCGACTGGTCGGCGAGATCGTTGCGCGCGGCAACGTGCCGTTGCTGGTGGGCGGCACGATGCTGTACTACAAGGCGTTGACGCAAGGGCTGAACGACCTGCCTGCCGCCGATGCCGACGTGCGTGCGACGCTCGATGCCGACGCTGCGCGCGAAGGCTGGCCTGCGTTGCATGCGCGTCTTTATGCCGTCGATCCCGTCACGGCCGCACGCCTCGCGCCGAACGATTCGCAGCGTATCCAGCGCGCACTCGAAGTGTTCATGCTGACGGGGCAACCGATGTCGGCGTTGCTCGCCGCGCCCGCGCGCGATGACGATGCAGCGCGGCTTTATCGATTCGTTCCGATCGCGCTGGAGCCGTCTGATCGAAGTGGGCTGCATGCGCGTATTGCGGCACGGTTTGATGCGATGCTTGCGGCTGGGTTTGTCGATGAGGTGAAGCGGCTGCGCGCGCGCGGGGATTTGCATCCGGGGTTGCCTTCCATGCGGTGTGTTGGGTATAGGCAGGCCTGGGAGTATCTCGACGGCGAAACCGATTACGACACCATGCGGGATAAAGGCGTCTTTGCGACGCGGCAGTTGTGTAAGAGGCAGCTTACGTGGCTGCGGGGTATGGCGGAGCGGGTTGTGGTGGATTGTTGTGGTGCTGATGCTACTTTGCTTGCCTTGCAGGCTATTGAACGAGTCGTTGGATGATTTTTTTGTCTGCGACGCGGGTGGGTTTCTCTTTGTGCGGGTATTTGCGTTTGCCTTCGCGGCGCGGGCGGTTTGGTTTTTTGCCTTTGCGCTGGCATCCGCGCTTTGCCTTCGTGCCTCATGCGTCGCCCCTGTGCGGGGCGGCACAACGCGGATGCCAGCGACAACACGAGTAAACCAAACCGCAACGCCACTAGCAAACCGCAAAAAACAAAAAAGCCGCCCAACTCCCGCCGGACGGCTTCCCAAAAACTCTGCCTGAAAGGCAACTCAAACCACTACAGTCTGCGCCTCGCCTTCTTTGCTCTCACGCACGACCCCGATCTTCCAGACCTGCTCGCCAGCGGCGGAAAGCAAGCCAATCGCCTTATCTGCGTCAGAAGCAGAAACAATCACAGCCATCCCAATCCCGCAATTGAACACGCGATGCATCTCCGCATCAGCCACACCGCCATGCTTCTGCAGCCAGGCGAACAGTGGCGGCAGCGGCCACGCACGATGATCCAGCTCGGCCGTCAGCCCATCCCTCAGCACGCGCGGAATATTCTCAACCAGACCGCCGCCCGTGATATGCGCCATACCCTTCACTTCAAGCTGCTGCATCAGCGCCAGCAAAGGCTTCACATAAATATGCGTAGGCGCCATCAACGCATCAGCAAGCGAACGCCCATCGAAATCAGCATTCAAATCCGGCTGAGCGCGCTCAATGACCTTCCGCACCAGCGAAAATCCATTCGAATGAATACCGCTCGACGCAAGACCCAGCACCACATCGCCCGGCACGATCTTGCTGCCGTCGATGATCTTGCTCTTTTCCACTGCGCCGACGGCAAAACCCGCCAGGTCATACTCGCCATCCGGATACATGCCCGGCATTTCAGCCGTTTCGCCGCCGATCAGCGCGCAACCGGCCAGCTCGCAGCCCTGCGCGATGCCCTTCACGACCGTCGCGGCCGTGCCGACGTCCAGCTTGCCGCACGCGAAGTAGTCGAGGAAAAACAGCGGCTCGGCACCCTGCACCAGAATGTCGTTCACGCTCATCGCGACGAGATCCTGGCCGACTGTGTCATGCTTGTTCAGCTG
The DNA window shown above is from Paraburkholderia sp. PGU19 and carries:
- a CDS encoding DedA family protein is translated as MDTLLQFVNLVLHIDKFLGVFIHQYGAWVYAVLFLIVFCETGLVVLPFLPGDSLLFIGGAFCATGEMNIELLIVLLLVAAVLGNTVNYMIGRAIGPKVFDSHIPVLERFLDREALRKTHNFYERHGGKTIVLARFIPVVRTFAPFVAGASQMTVKRFQFFNVAGALFWVLLLTLLGFFFGNIPFIRQYLNVIVLVGIGAAVVPVALGALWKIMRSKRQPERSAGNNTGH
- the mutL gene encoding DNA mismatch repair endonuclease MutL, which encodes MSAIPESSETRADAPADAYDAPSPVSDRDASAAESALTPRPLRAIQPLPDQLISQIAAGEVVERPASVVKELLENALDAGAKTLRILLDEGGVKRISITDDGCGIPEGELALALMRHATSKIRSLAELEAVATLGFRGEALASIASVSDMHITSRTENDSHATRIDAQTGALSPAAGTRGTTIEVRELYFNTPARRKFLKSEQTELGHCLEMIRRAALARPDVAISVLHNGRAVEHWNASDPATRVAKILGETFATAHLPLDESAGPLAVYGCAGLPTASRGRADQQYFFVNGRFVRDKLLTHAVRAAYEDVLHGDRYPSYVLFLDLPPEAVDVNVHPSKIEVRFRDSRSIHQFVFHAVQRSLARHAGASPETTSGGHAARIDPMPFPTAATPATPASFGSTPLGGGFRVSNGGSSQPGNTWLRQARMTQGTLPVAQPLALYDALFGRKDTGAGTPQGTTSFELRDAADSVGNDGASAPVAGFAGFAGLAPQSAIAPQTFDANDEQPLGFALGQIHGIYVLAQNARGLVIVDMHAAHERILYEQFKNALVDRAIAVQPLLIPVSMPADGIEIGVVEEERETLDALGFDLAVLSPTTIAIRAVPALLKDADLQALARAVLSDLHAYGGSLVLTERQHELLGTLACHHAVRANRRLTLDEMNALLRQMEATERADQCNHGRPTWYQLTLADLDRLFMRGQ
- the miaA gene encoding tRNA (adenosine(37)-N6)-dimethylallyltransferase MiaA; translation: MTQHAPQPIACLLGPTASGKTAAALAFAARAPVEIVSVDSALVYREMDIGTAKPSAEERAVAPHHLIDIVDPVDAYSAADFRADALRLVGEIVARGNVPLLVGGTMLYYKALTQGLNDLPAADADVRATLDADAAREGWPALHARLYAVDPVTAARLAPNDSQRIQRALEVFMLTGQPMSALLAAPARDDDAARLYRFVPIALEPSDRSGLHARIAARFDAMLAAGFVDEVKRLRARGDLHPGLPSMRCVGYRQAWEYLDGETDYDTMRDKGVFATRQLCKRQLTWLRGMAERVVVDCCGADATLLALQAIERVVG
- the purM gene encoding phosphoribosylformylglycinamidine cyclo-ligase; the encoded protein is MNQPKSAPNSPDSAQGLSYRDAGVDIDAGDALVDAIKPFAKKTLRDGVLGGIGGFGALFEVPKKYKEPVLVSGTDGVGTKLKLAFQLNKHDTVGQDLVAMSVNDILVQGAEPLFFLDYFACGKLDVGTAATVVKGIAQGCELAGCALIGGETAEMPGMYPDGEYDLAGFAVGAVEKSKIIDGSKIVPGDVVLGLASSGIHSNGFSLVRKVIERAQPDLNADFDGRSLADALMAPTHIYVKPLLALMQQLEVKGMAHITGGGLVENIPRVLRDGLTAELDHRAWPLPPLFAWLQKHGGVADAEMHRVFNCGIGMAVIVSASDADKAIGLLSAAGEQVWKIGVVRESKEGEAQTVVV